In Uranotaenia lowii strain MFRU-FL chromosome 2, ASM2978415v1, whole genome shotgun sequence, one genomic interval encodes:
- the LOC129743295 gene encoding uncharacterized protein LOC129743295, with translation MPASSTAAAKVPPLKNLHTKLKSHIEIFKSISAFADILEGVTSVQQITVRVEKLDELWDKVNETLVDIENHDDYNPETSSVSQERLSFANTYYNLKGKFMDKIKELEDTAVPHQSTRFMDSSLLPTVEHVKLPQIKLQTFSGDVDEWLSFRDLFLSLIHTKADLPNVEKFHYLKGCLAGEAKALVDPLSITAANYQVAWDTLMKRYNDSKILKRRQVRALFNLPYVPKESPALLQSLLEGFERSVQTLDQLVNTEDYKDLLLLEILGSRLDPSTRRAWEEFSASKEKDKVKDLTEFLQTRVKVLSCLSSNETETKRDQWQFNRRQPANRAGNSASNFTMNGCIACSETHLLHQCSAFKELPVTERDQLIRNHNMCRNCFRRGHIALKCNSPYVCRNCKGKHHTLLCFQSEGRVANPGFTEMPTALENSQPIEPSSAAGTSSSYTARRSNTSMLLATAVVLVDDCTGFSYPVRALLDSGSECNFMTEAVCQRLKLKRESTNISVVGIGQASSHVKHQVSVSIKSRFNNFCEEMEFLVLPKVTADLPTVTIDASNWKLPPGIILADPSYCTPTVVDLVLGIQHFFDFFQTGKKIPLGSGLPTLTESVFGWVVTGLVNNLGDSLHTTCNSAASLNLDDCLTRFWISEELEPPNTYSPNESRCEEQFVRTVRRGADGRYTVTLPKDDNKFPNIGDSRDIAYRRLQGLERRLAKQPEICSQYMQFLSDYLELGHMRKAEVSLDRGRLRCFLPHQPVLKETSTTTKLRVVFDASCATSNGNSLNDILLAGPVIQDDLRSIIIRSRTKQYMIVADIEKMFRQIKISEEDKPLQSILWRNERTEEVETYELTTVTYGTKPAPFLATRVLKQLGIDEKMRYPKASEVIVKDVYMDDVLTGTDDEAEAIRIQ, from the coding sequence ATGCCTGCTTCATCTACCGCTGCCGCAAAGGTTCCACCGCTTAAAAATCTACACACCAAACTGAAATCGCATATCGAGATTTTTAAGAGCATATCAGCATTTGCGGATATCTTGGAAGGAGTGACATCAGTGCAACAGATTACTGTGAGAGTGGAAAAGTTAGATGAATTGTGGGATAAAGTGAATGAAACCCTAGTGGATATCGAAAACCATGATGACTACAATCCAGAGACGAGCTCGGTCAGCCAGGAACGATTGAGTTTCGCTAACACCTACTACAACTTGAAGGGAAAGTTCATGGATAAGATCAAGGAGCTGGAAGATACCGCAGTGCCGCATCAATCAACGAGATTTATGGATTCGTCGCTTCTGCCAACCGTTGAACACGTGAAACTACCCCAaataaagcttcaaacattCAGCGGGGATGTCGATGAGTGGTTAAGCTTCCGAGACCTATTTCTGTCGTTGATACACACCAAGGCTGATTTACCAAACGTAGAAAAATTCCACTACCTCAAAGGATGCCTCGCAGGAGAAGCAAAAGCGCTCGTCGATCCGTTGTCCATAACTGCAGCTAATTACCAGGTGGCCTGGGACACTCTCATGAAAAGATATAATGACAGCAAGATTTTGAAACGAAGGCAGGTTCGGGCGTTATTCAATCTACCATATGTTCCGAAGGAATCACCAGCGCTCCTGCAATCGTTGTTGGAAGGTTTCGAACGCAGTGTCCAAACGCTTGATCAACTAGTTAATACGGAGGACTACAAGGATCTACTTTTATTGGAAATCTTGGGTTCAAGATTAGATCCGAGTACGCGCCGAGCATGGGAAGAGTTTTCTGCCAGTAAAGAGAAAGATAAAGTCAAGGATCTAACCGAATTTCTACAGACACGTGTGAAGGTATTGAGCTGTTTGTCCTCGAATGAGACTGAAACCAAAAGAGACCAGTGGCAGTTTAACAGGAGGCAGCCGGCAAACCGTGCAGGAAATAGTGCGTCTAACTTTACAATGAATGGATGTATTGCGTGTTCCGAAACCCATCTGCTTCATCAATGCTCTGCTTTCAAGGAGTTACCGGTTACAGAGAGAGATCAATTGATTCGGAATCATAATATGTGTAGAAACTGCTTCAGACGAGGTCATATTGCGTTGAAATGTAATTCTCCATACGTTTGCCGCAACTGCAAAGGGAAACATCACACACTATTATGCTTTCAATCTGAAGGAAGAGTCGCCAATCCAGGTTTCACTGAAATGCCAACGGCGTTAGAAAACTCACAGCCCATCGAGCCTTCGTCAGCAGCGGGAACTTCTTCATCATATACAGCCCGACGATCCAATACTTCAATGTTGCTTGCCACAGCTGTTGTTCTTGTTGATGATTGCACTGGATTTAGCTATCCAGTAAGAGCGTTGTTAGATTCTGGCTCTGAGTGTAATTTTATGACGGAAGCAGTTTGTCAGCGACTCAAATTAAAACGTGAATCAACAAACATCTCGGTGGTTGGAATAGGACAAGCTAGTAGCCACGTTAAACACCAGGTTTCAGTATCAATAAAGTCccgattcaataatttttgcgAGGAAATGGAGTTTCTCGTGCTACCCAAGGTTACTGCTGATCTGCCCACAGTTACTATCGATGCCTCCAATTGGAAACTACCACCAGGAATTATTTTAGCAGACCCGTCTTATTGTACCCCCACGGTAGTCGATCTAGTACTAGGAATTCAACATTTCTTCGACTTCTTCCAGACTGGGAAGAAGATTCCCCTTGGTAGTGGATTGCCAACTTTAACCGAGTCAGTATTTGGATGGGTTGTGACCGGATTGGTCAATAATTTGGGTGACTCACTGCATACAACATGTAACAGCGCTGCCTCACTGAATTTGGATGATTGCCTTACCCGATTTTGGATTAGTGAAGAACTAGAACCTCCTAATACTTACTCCCCAAATGAATCGCGATGCGAAGAGCAGTTTGTACGAACGGTGCGCAGAGGAGCCGATGGAAGATACACTGTTACCCTACCCAAGGACGACAACAAATTTCCCAACATTGGTGATTCGAGGGATATTGCTTACCGACGATTGCAAGGTCTTGAGCGAAGATTAGCAAAGCAACCGGAGATTTGTAGCCAGTACATGCAGTTTTTAAGTGACTACCTGGAACTTGGACACATGAGAAAAGCAGAAGTCAGCTTAGACAGAGGCAGATTACGATGTTTCCTTCCACATCAACCAGTTTTAAAGGAGACTAGTACAACGACTAAGCTCAGAGTTGTATTTGATGCCTCGTGTGCAACATCAAATGGAAATTCTTTAAATGATATATTGCTGGCTGGGCCGGTAATCCAGGATGATCTCCGATCAATTATCATTCGTAGTCGAACCAAACAGTACATGATTGTAGCAGATATCGAAAAAATGTTTCGACAAATCAAAATTAGTGAGGAAGACAAGCCCTTGCAGTCTATCCTTTGGCGTAATGAAAGAACCGAAGAAGTGGAGACCTACGAATTAACAACGGTAACCTATGGAACTAAACCTGCACCATTTTTAGCTACCAGGGTTCTGAAACAATTGGGTATAGATGAGAAGATGCGGTATCCCAAGGCATCTGAGGTCATTGTTAAGGATGTATATATGGACGATGTACTAACCGGAACCGATGATGAAGCAGAAGCAATTCGAATTCAATAA
- the LOC129743296 gene encoding uncharacterized protein LOC129743296, translating into MQDLPEELLAIPKNGKIELNPDPSVRTLGLLWQLKTDTLSFQFTIQPIDPNTQQTKRKVLSSIATLFDPLGLIGAVITTAKIMMQQLWCVEDKNGNKLEWDVQIPRMLAEKWRLFHDQIPLLNKLQIPRCTVTSNAISKELHLFSDASEKAFGACAYFRSIDANGNISSRLLTSKSRIAPLKTQSIPRLELCGALKAAELAESIVKALEVQIDIYFWTDSTCVLQWLKHIPSTWTTYVANRISKIQRLTEKHPWRHVPGEQNPADIISRGVYPEQIQENSLWWHGPQWLRQQENFWPNQNQDLGPEEAEKEIRRTSAYVAVEDEEKFGQNYCAKFSTFTKLIRSTAYWIRLMNHLSKPAVKARGFLSTKELKIAENAIIRCIQRESFPKETKALMKKVPIANNSDLRWFNPKISSEGIIRLGGRLSNADESEDVKHPIALPTKHPFTRLLLEHYHKELLHAAPQLLLASVRLRYWPIGGRSLVRQVVHNCLRCFRQRPKSVEQFMGELPAARVTPSPPFSKSVVDYFGPIFVRPGPRRPAIKAYGALFICLCTKAVHLELVTDLSTEKFIQALERFIGRRSIPADLYSDNGTNFVGARNQLQQLMQNLGSSEFHREINSRCSEKGIQWHFNPPAAPHFGGLWEAAVRSAKQHLLKVLGENAASYEDLNTLFIKVEACLNSRPLIPLSEDPNDLTPLTPGHFLVGRSMVQLPEQNWTELPTNRLTHFQLNQQRFQHFWMRWRREYLSQLQGRIKRWKLAVPIKVGQLVVVRDENLPPLRWKMARIIAVHPGEDGVVRVVSLKTEHGTIKRAVEKICLLPPRLQPLENEPEK; encoded by the coding sequence ATGCAGGATCTTCCAGAAGAACTATTAGCGATACCCAAAAACGGAAAAATTGAGCTTAATCCTGATCCGTCCGTCCGAACGCTTGGACTTTTGTGGCAATTAAAAACCGATACCCTTAGTTTCCAGTTCACCATCCAACCAATTGACCCAAATACACAACAAACGAAACGAAAGGTACTGTCTTCCATTGCGACGCTATTTGATCCATTGGGTCTGATTGGAGCGGTCATAACAACAGCAAAAATAATGATGCAACAGCTCTGGTGTGTTGAAGATAAAAATGGCAACAAATTGGAATGGGATGTTCAAATACCAAGAATGTTGGCGGAAAAGTGGAGACTTTTTCATGATCAAATTCCGCTACTCAACAAACTGCAAATTCCAAGGTGTACGGTGACCTCAAATGCGATAAGTAAGGAACTACATTTATTTTCCGATGCATCAGAAAAGGCTTTCGGAGCATGTGCGTATTTTCGTAGTATTGACGCCAATGGAAATATATCATCAAGGCTTTTAACATCAAAATCAAGAATCGCACCACTTAAAACACAGTCGATACCAAGATTGGAGCTTTGTGGAGCGTTGAAGGCCGCGGAGCTAGCCGAAAGTATTGTGAAGGCGCTTGAGGTACAAATTGATATATACTTCTGGACGGATTCAACCTGTGTACTCCAATGGTTAAAACACATCCCGTCGACATGGACTACATACGTTGCAAATCGAATATCCAAGATACAAAGACTGACTGAGAAGCATCCGTGGAGGCACGTTCCAGGTGAACAGAACCCTGCGGACATAATATCTCGTGGCGTTTATCCCGAACAGATCCAAGAAAATAGCCTATGGTGGCATGGTCCCCAATGGTTGCGGCAACAAGAGAACTTTTGGCCTAACCAGAACCAGGATTTGGGCCCTGAAGAAGCAGAGAAGGAGATTAGAAGAACGTCAGCATACGTCGCTGTTGAAGATGAGGAGAAATTTGGACAAAATTATTGTGCTAAATTTTCCACCTTTACCAAGCTCATTCGTTCGACTGCATATTGGATTCGGCTGATGAATCATCTTAGCAAACCAGCAGTTAAAGCAAGGGGATTTCTTTCAACAAAAGAACTGAAAATAGCAGAAAATGCGATAATACGTTGTATCCAGAGAGAATCATTTCCAAAAGAAACCAAGGCGTTGATGAAGAAGGTCCCAATTGCTAATAATTCCGATCTACGTTGGTTCAACCCGAAAATTAGTAGTGAGGGCATTATTCGCTTAGGTGGGAGATTAAGTAATGCAGACGAGTCAGAAGATGTAAAACACCCTATTGCGCTACCGACTAAACACCCTTTTACTCGACTGCTGCTAGAGCATTATCACAAGGAGCTTCTACATGCGGCACCACAACTTTTGCTCGCCTCGGTTCGTCTAAGGTATTGGCCGATTGGAGGACGAAGTCTAGTACGCCAGGTAGTACATAACTGTTTACGCTGTTTCCGACAAAGGCCAAAATCAGTTGAGCAGTTCATGGGAGAGCTGCCAGCAGCTCGTGTAACTCCATCACCACCATTTTCGAAATCCGTAGTCGACTATTTTGGACCTATATTCGTCCGCCCAGGGCCTCGTCGACCAGCAATTAAGGCATATGGTGCCCTTTTTATTTGTCTATGTACCAAGGCAGTTCATTTAGAATTGGTCACCGATTTGTCGACGGAGAAATTTATACAGGCACTTGAGCGTTTCATTGGTAGAAGATCAATTCCCGCAGATCTGTACTCCGATAATGGTACCAACTTCGTCGGTGCACGAAACCAACTACAACAACTCATGCAGAATTTGGGAAGCAGTGAATTTCATCGAGAGATTAACAGTAGATGCAGCGAAAAGGGAATCCAGTGGCACTTTAATCCACCAGCAGCTCCACATTTTGGAGGATTGTGGGAGGCCGCTGTAAGATCGGCTAAACAGCACCTATTGAAAGTTTTGGGAGAAAATGCAGCATCTTATGAGGATCTTAACACACTCTTTATAAAGGTCGAAGCGTGTCTTAATTCAAGACCATTGATACCACTTTCGGAGGATCCCAATGATTTGACACCCTTGACTCCCGGACACTTTTTAGTAGGAAGATCAATGGTTCAACTCCCCGAGCAAAATTGGACGGAACTTCCCACGAATAGATTAACTCACTTCCAGCTTAACCAACaaagatttcaacatttttggatGCGTTGGCGAAGAGAATACTTGTCTCAGCTTCAAGGCAGAATTAAGCGGTGGAAACTGGCAGTTCCGATTAAGGTCGGGCAACTTGTAGTCGTACGAGATGAGAACTTACCGCCGCTGCGTTGGAAGATGGCACGTATTATAGCGGTACATCCTGGAGAAGATGGCGTAGTACGCGTAGTTAGCCTTAAAACGGAACATGGAACGATAAAACGAGCAGTTGAGAAAATTTGTCTGCTGCCGCCTAGATTGCAGCCCCTTGAAAATGAACCTGAGAAATAA